A single window of Pseudomonas marginalis DNA harbors:
- a CDS encoding DNA polymerase III subunit chi, whose translation MTQVDFYILPSADPLARLDFACKLTEKAWRMGHRIYLHCSDAAQRDELDARLWRFKGESFVPHGPAESEPEGPVVLGLGDSCGNHQDLLVNLDLKVPPFAKAFARVAEVVVEDPAIRQAARESFRFYREQGYPLQDHRLQRL comes from the coding sequence ATGACCCAAGTCGACTTCTATATATTGCCCAGCGCCGATCCGCTCGCGCGCCTGGACTTCGCCTGCAAACTCACCGAAAAAGCCTGGCGCATGGGCCACCGCATCTACCTGCATTGCAGCGATGCCGCCCAACGCGACGAGCTCGACGCCCGCCTGTGGCGTTTCAAGGGCGAAAGCTTCGTGCCCCACGGCCCCGCAGAATCAGAACCCGAAGGCCCGGTTGTCCTGGGTTTGGGGGACAGTTGCGGCAATCACCAGGACCTGCTGGTCAACCTGGACCTGAAAGTACCGCCTTTTGCCAAGGCCTTCGCCCGTGTGGCGGAAGTGGTGGTGGAAGATCCGGCTATTCGTCAGGCCGCGCGGGAGAGTTTCCGTTTCTACCGCGAACAGGGCTATCCTTTGCAAGATCACCGGCTACAACGACTTTGA
- a CDS encoding DNA polymerase III subunit chi, with amino-acid sequence MDTPNPTKKDDHLLDDLESIRQLLGDDDLQPPLLTEQADGEVQIPLLFDMVGGKQVAPEPVVEAPVVVDAAPAAAEKGPDALLLHLDNELRAAAQLIMQDVIDDFAPHIETEIKRRMDARMERLLSQYQS; translated from the coding sequence ATGGACACTCCCAACCCGACAAAAAAAGATGACCACCTGCTGGACGACCTCGAGTCGATCCGTCAGTTGCTGGGTGATGATGACTTGCAACCGCCGCTATTGACCGAACAGGCCGATGGCGAGGTACAGATTCCGCTGTTGTTCGACATGGTCGGCGGCAAGCAGGTCGCCCCGGAACCGGTTGTCGAAGCCCCCGTTGTGGTGGACGCTGCCCCTGCTGCGGCTGAAAAGGGCCCCGACGCCCTGCTGCTGCACCTGGACAACGAACTGCGTGCCGCTGCGCAATTGATCATGCAAGACGTGATCGACGACTTTGCCCCCCATATCGAAACCGAGATCAAGCGCCGGATGGATGCGCGGATGGAGCGGCTGCTCAGCCAGTACCAGTCTTAA